Proteins encoded together in one Halorubellus sp. JP-L1 window:
- a CDS encoding HalOD1 output domain-containing protein, which yields MDSERDSHAPPDDIARDAIRETFDWSETDPSNAVVKLVAADLNRDPLDIESLYERVDPDALDAIVTTTGTDTDRSTVTVSFTYADRFVTVDATGTVVVRPVDVG from the coding sequence ATGGACAGTGAGCGAGACAGCCACGCTCCCCCGGACGATATCGCACGTGACGCGATCCGGGAGACGTTCGACTGGTCGGAGACCGACCCGTCGAACGCCGTCGTCAAACTGGTGGCAGCGGACCTGAACCGCGACCCGCTGGATATCGAATCCCTCTACGAGCGCGTCGACCCCGACGCACTCGACGCGATCGTCACCACGACCGGGACGGACACGGACCGCTCGACCGTAACCGTCTCGTTCACGTACGCCGACCGGTTCGTGACCGTCGACGCGACCGGCACCGTCGTCGTCCGACCCGTCGACGTCGGATAG
- a CDS encoding aryl-sulfate sulfotransferase translates to MRHRPVLVVLCCLCVAAPVVAATAPPGSAAATSAAPDDPANPCVGTMSSPAEGITVVSVQGMRFGDDGGKRTARLVALGPRGQIEWVHQRDGVTWSYDVDPLEDGTLFVTATQSRPGDKPGQTLFYKLDPETGETVWSETAPFVDTHDADLLSDEEILVANMRATQNVSGNRDRLLVYNRTSDEITWQWQFRDHYDRDADIGGNYSHDWTHVNDVDAVNDTHYLASPRNFDMVVMVNRTSGEVEWELGEPNSDDVMLKQHNPVYYESENGTPTVLVADSENNRVVEYARRDGDWERTWRVGNRSSLSWPRDADRLPNGNTLVGDSSNNRVLEVTPEGEVVWEVYTPWLVYDVERVEYGDEAGGPTIADQNATGNATLHGDADFDATRQEECVAHIENATAFEDLGDDGDGGIVGDLFGGNDDGSDGTDGAGDDSEDGSDSGVGSDALGPVPFVGAVLAILAVAAGIAYRRRGA, encoded by the coding sequence ATGCGACATCGTCCCGTCCTCGTCGTCCTGTGCTGTCTCTGCGTGGCCGCCCCCGTCGTCGCCGCGACGGCGCCCCCCGGGAGCGCCGCCGCCACCAGCGCTGCCCCGGACGACCCAGCGAACCCCTGCGTCGGCACCATGAGCAGTCCCGCCGAGGGCATCACGGTCGTCAGCGTCCAGGGGATGCGCTTCGGCGACGACGGCGGGAAGCGCACGGCGCGACTCGTCGCGCTCGGCCCCCGCGGCCAGATCGAGTGGGTGCACCAGCGCGACGGCGTGACGTGGTCGTACGACGTCGACCCGCTCGAGGACGGCACGCTGTTCGTCACCGCCACGCAGTCCCGTCCGGGAGACAAGCCCGGCCAGACGCTGTTCTACAAGCTCGACCCCGAGACGGGCGAGACCGTCTGGAGCGAGACCGCGCCGTTCGTCGACACGCACGACGCCGACCTCCTCAGCGACGAGGAGATACTCGTCGCGAACATGCGCGCCACGCAGAACGTCTCCGGGAACCGCGACCGCCTCCTCGTCTACAACCGCACGAGCGACGAGATCACGTGGCAGTGGCAGTTCCGCGACCACTACGACCGCGATGCGGACATCGGCGGGAACTACAGTCACGACTGGACGCACGTGAACGACGTCGACGCCGTCAACGACACGCACTACCTCGCCAGCCCCCGGAACTTCGACATGGTCGTCATGGTGAACCGCACCAGCGGCGAGGTCGAGTGGGAGCTCGGCGAACCGAACAGCGACGACGTCATGCTGAAACAGCACAACCCCGTCTACTACGAGAGCGAGAACGGCACGCCGACGGTGCTCGTCGCCGACTCGGAGAACAATCGCGTCGTCGAGTACGCGCGCCGCGACGGCGACTGGGAGCGCACGTGGCGCGTCGGGAACCGGTCGTCGCTCTCGTGGCCGCGGGACGCCGACCGCCTCCCGAACGGGAACACGCTCGTCGGCGACTCCAGCAACAACCGCGTCCTCGAGGTGACGCCCGAGGGCGAGGTCGTCTGGGAGGTGTACACGCCGTGGCTCGTCTACGACGTCGAACGCGTCGAGTACGGCGACGAGGCCGGTGGCCCCACCATCGCCGACCAGAACGCGACCGGGAACGCGACCCTCCACGGCGACGCGGACTTCGACGCGACCCGTCAGGAGGAGTGCGTCGCGCACATCGAGAACGCGACCGCGTTCGAGGACCTCGGCGACGACGGCGACGGCGGTATCGTGGGCGACCTCTTCGGCGGGAACGACGACGGGAGCGACGGCACGGACGGCGCGGGCGACGACAGCGAGGACGGGAGTGACTCCGGGGTCGGCTCGGACGCCCTCGGCCCCGTCCCCTTCGTCGGCGCCGTCCTCGCGATTCTCGCGGTCGCCGCCGGCATCGCCTACCGGCGCCGCGGCGCCTGA
- a CDS encoding MBL fold metallo-hydrolase, whose amino-acid sequence MQVTLLGTGDTTGTPTPGCGCETCRDAVERGIERTRFSVHVHNPRTGESLLVDASPDFRYQFLKNDVELPDTAVISHVHFDHLDGLGNAYRLLDDLDVYAADETDPALGESVAETVSRKYDYLDAVTVHATAPFETVETCGFEVTLVPVDHPPLLCYGLVVEDPATGAKLALSGDTSYGVPERSRDVLADPDLLLADGIVPASLCEHHPLGGKHEDADGVPRTFGTKHMTKEGALALGEDLDAGETRVVHAAHFYPADEAFADPIAVDGETFEL is encoded by the coding sequence ATGCAGGTCACGTTGCTCGGGACGGGCGATACGACGGGGACGCCGACGCCGGGGTGTGGGTGCGAGACGTGCCGCGACGCCGTCGAGCGCGGGATCGAGCGCACGCGGTTCTCCGTGCACGTCCACAATCCCCGTACGGGGGAGTCGTTGCTCGTGGACGCGAGCCCGGACTTCCGCTATCAGTTCCTGAAGAACGACGTCGAACTCCCGGACACCGCCGTCATCTCGCACGTGCACTTCGACCACCTCGACGGCCTCGGGAACGCGTACCGGCTCCTCGACGACCTCGACGTGTACGCGGCCGACGAGACGGACCCCGCGCTCGGGGAGTCGGTCGCGGAGACGGTGTCGCGGAAGTACGACTACCTCGACGCCGTGACGGTTCACGCGACGGCGCCGTTCGAGACGGTCGAGACGTGCGGGTTCGAGGTGACGCTCGTCCCCGTCGACCACCCGCCGTTGCTGTGTTACGGGCTCGTCGTCGAGGACCCGGCGACGGGCGCGAAGCTCGCGCTCTCTGGCGACACGAGCTACGGCGTTCCCGAACGCTCCCGGGACGTGCTCGCGGACCCGGACCTCCTGCTCGCGGACGGCATCGTCCCGGCGTCGCTCTGCGAGCACCACCCGCTCGGCGGGAAGCACGAGGACGCCGACGGCGTCCCGCGGACGTTCGGCACGAAGCACATGACGAAGGAGGGCGCGCTCGCGCTCGGCGAGGACCTCGACGCCGGCGAGACGCGGGTCGTGCACGCCGCGCACTTCTACCCGGCCGACGAGGCGTTCGCGGATCCGATCGCGGTCGACGGCGAAACGTTCGAACTCTGA
- a CDS encoding TrmB family transcriptional regulator, which translates to MSTNDALEEAVDVLQELGLKEYEAKCFAGLARLPRGTAKQLSEITEVPRTRVYDAIRVLEAQGLVEVQHKSPQEFRAVSLEEAMETLRDRYESRVQRLADALGNVEQIEADDKDDPVQEVWSLSGSGAIASRTERLLVDARDEVVLVVGDESVLTTELVATLTELDDDVDVIIGAVSHEVEQAVADRLPRAETFVSGLEWLHAVDAEAAETAIGRLLLVDRGAILVSTLVPESGEEHAVFGTGFGNGLVVISRRLMAQGLLPASDPADP; encoded by the coding sequence ATGAGTACGAACGATGCACTCGAGGAGGCGGTCGACGTTCTCCAAGAGCTCGGATTGAAGGAATACGAGGCGAAGTGCTTTGCGGGCCTCGCACGTCTTCCGCGGGGTACAGCGAAGCAATTGAGTGAGATCACGGAGGTGCCACGGACGCGCGTCTACGACGCCATCCGTGTCCTGGAGGCCCAGGGGCTGGTCGAGGTCCAGCACAAGAGTCCCCAAGAGTTCCGTGCGGTGTCGCTCGAGGAGGCCATGGAGACGCTCCGGGACCGCTACGAGTCCCGCGTCCAGCGGCTCGCGGACGCACTCGGGAACGTCGAGCAGATCGAGGCCGACGACAAGGACGACCCCGTCCAGGAGGTGTGGTCGCTGAGCGGCTCGGGGGCGATCGCGTCGCGGACCGAACGGCTCCTGGTGGACGCGAGAGACGAGGTCGTGCTCGTCGTCGGCGACGAGTCGGTCCTGACGACCGAGCTCGTGGCGACGCTCACGGAACTCGACGACGACGTCGACGTGATCATCGGCGCCGTCTCTCACGAGGTCGAGCAGGCGGTCGCGGACCGGTTGCCTCGCGCGGAGACGTTCGTCTCCGGCCTGGAGTGGCTGCACGCGGTCGACGCGGAGGCCGCGGAGACCGCAATCGGGCGGTTGCTGCTCGTCGACCGCGGCGCGATCCTCGTGAGCACGCTCGTGCCGGAGTCCGGCGAGGAGCACGCCGTCTTCGGGACGGGGTTCGGGAACGGCCTCGTCGTCATCTCGCGTCGCCTGATGGCGCAGGGCCTGCTCCCCGCCAGTGACCCCGCGGACCCCTGA